The Candidatus Manganitrophus noduliformans genome includes a window with the following:
- a CDS encoding Tex family protein, translated as MDISQRIAEELNARTAQVEAAVRLLDEGATVPFIARYRKEVTGGLDDTQLRTLEERLIYLREMEERRATILKSIEEQGKLTPELNTAILAAGTKTRLGDLYAPYQPKRRTKAQIAREAGLEPVLNALLEDPNQIPESVAAGSLNPEKGFADAAAVLDGARQIFMEKAAEEADLVGALRDLIWEKGRLLSTVVPGKEQEGAKFSDYFEFSEPLKQIPSHRALALFRGRAEGMLRLVIQLPGQDDLESTTAFGVCDAMIARRFSIRDEGRPADRWLADAVRWAWRIKLKSQLDTESFLRLREMAEEEAIRVFGENLRDLLLAAPAGSRPTMGLDPGLRTGVKVAVVGATGKVLDHTAIFPHPPKNQWEESLAALAALARKHQVELISIGNGTASRETDKLAKELIKRHPELKLTCLVVSEAGASVYSASAIAAKEFPDLDVSYRGAVSIARRLQDPLAELVKIEPKAIGVGQYQHDVNQTRLTRKLGAVVEDCVNTVGVDVNTASAPLMARVAGLTETTAANIVAYREEKGAFRGRRQLLEVARLGPKAFEQSAGFLRIMNGENPLDGSAVHPEAYPVVERILSATGRALREVIGNKPFLSSLSVQDFIDEKFGEMTVRDILRELEKPGRDPRPEFKTAAFREGVETLADLVPGSVLEGVVTNVTNFGAFVDIGVHHDGLVHISAMSERFIKDPREVVKAGDVVKVKVMQVDLERKRVSLTMRLSEGAVPPTEKEKSGENAGGKKSAPKSSSGKKQPSAPAPMTTMADAFARFKERKP; from the coding sequence ATGGACATTTCGCAACGGATCGCCGAAGAATTAAACGCCCGCACCGCCCAGGTGGAGGCGGCCGTCCGCTTGCTGGACGAGGGGGCGACCGTCCCCTTTATCGCCCGTTACCGCAAAGAGGTCACGGGAGGGTTGGACGACACCCAGCTTCGCACCCTCGAAGAGCGGCTGATTTATCTGCGCGAGATGGAAGAGCGCCGCGCGACCATCTTAAAGAGCATCGAGGAGCAGGGAAAGCTGACCCCCGAGCTGAATACGGCGATCCTCGCCGCGGGGACGAAGACCCGGCTGGGAGATCTCTATGCTCCCTATCAACCGAAGCGCCGCACCAAGGCGCAGATCGCGCGGGAGGCGGGGCTGGAGCCGGTGCTGAACGCATTGTTGGAAGATCCGAATCAAATCCCGGAGAGCGTGGCGGCCGGATCGCTCAACCCGGAAAAAGGTTTCGCCGACGCGGCGGCGGTGCTGGACGGCGCCCGGCAGATCTTCATGGAAAAAGCGGCGGAAGAGGCCGATCTGGTCGGGGCGCTCCGCGACCTGATCTGGGAGAAGGGGCGCCTCCTCTCGACGGTCGTCCCCGGAAAGGAGCAGGAAGGGGCCAAGTTCTCCGACTACTTCGAGTTCTCCGAGCCGCTCAAGCAGATTCCCTCGCACCGCGCGCTGGCCCTCTTCCGCGGCCGGGCCGAGGGGATGCTGCGCCTGGTGATTCAGCTGCCGGGGCAGGATGATCTGGAATCGACGACCGCGTTCGGTGTTTGTGATGCGATGATCGCCCGGCGGTTTTCCATCCGCGACGAAGGCCGCCCGGCCGACCGGTGGCTCGCCGACGCCGTCCGCTGGGCCTGGCGCATCAAGCTCAAATCGCAGCTCGATACCGAATCGTTCCTGCGGCTGCGGGAGATGGCCGAGGAAGAAGCGATCCGCGTTTTCGGAGAGAATCTGCGCGATCTGCTCCTTGCCGCCCCCGCCGGTTCCCGCCCGACGATGGGGCTCGATCCCGGTCTGCGGACCGGGGTGAAGGTCGCGGTGGTCGGCGCCACCGGAAAGGTGCTCGATCATACGGCGATCTTTCCGCATCCCCCTAAAAATCAGTGGGAGGAATCGCTGGCCGCACTGGCCGCGCTGGCGCGCAAACATCAGGTGGAGTTGATCAGCATCGGAAACGGCACCGCCTCGCGCGAGACCGACAAGCTGGCGAAGGAGCTGATCAAGCGTCACCCCGAATTGAAGCTGACCTGCCTGGTGGTCAGCGAGGCCGGGGCGTCGGTCTACTCCGCCTCGGCAATCGCGGCGAAGGAGTTTCCCGATCTCGATGTCTCTTACCGGGGGGCGGTCTCGATCGCCCGGCGCCTGCAAGACCCGCTGGCCGAACTGGTGAAGATCGAGCCGAAGGCGATCGGCGTCGGCCAATACCAGCACGACGTCAACCAGACACGCCTGACGCGCAAGCTGGGGGCGGTGGTGGAGGACTGCGTGAATACCGTGGGGGTCGATGTCAACACCGCCTCCGCGCCGCTGATGGCGCGGGTCGCCGGCTTGACCGAAACGACCGCCGCCAACATCGTCGCCTACCGCGAGGAGAAGGGGGCCTTCCGCGGACGGCGGCAGCTGCTGGAGGTCGCGCGTCTGGGGCCGAAGGCCTTCGAGCAGAGCGCCGGCTTTCTGCGGATCATGAACGGCGAGAATCCGCTCGACGGCTCCGCCGTCCATCCCGAGGCCTATCCGGTGGTGGAGCGGATTCTCAGCGCCACCGGCCGCGCGCTGCGCGAGGTCATCGGCAACAAGCCGTTCTTATCGTCGCTGTCGGTGCAGGATTTCATCGATGAAAAATTCGGCGAAATGACCGTGCGCGACATTCTCCGCGAGCTGGAGAAGCCGGGGCGCGATCCCCGGCCGGAGTTTAAAACCGCCGCCTTCCGTGAAGGGGTCGAAACCCTGGCCGACCTGGTCCCCGGCAGCGTGCTGGAGGGGGTCGTCACCAACGTCACCAACTTCGGCGCTTTTGTCGATATCGGCGTTCATCACGACGGCCTGGTGCACATCTCGGCGATGTCGGAGCGTTTCATCAAGGACCCGCGCGAGGTAGTGAAGGCGGGCGACGTCGTAAAGGTGAAGGTGATGCAGGTCGATTTGGAGCGAAAGCGGGTTTCCCTCACCATGCGCTTGAGCGAGGGAGCGGTGCCGCCGACCGAAAAAGAAAAAAGCGGCGAGAACGCCGGCGGGAAAAAATCGGCCCCAAAATCGTCCTCCGGGAAGAAACAACCTTCCGCTCCCGCCCCCATGACGACGATGGCGGATGCGTTTGCACGGTTCAAGGAGCGGAAGCCGTAA
- the ada gene encoding bifunctional DNA-binding transcriptional regulator/O6-methylguanine-DNA methyltransferase Ada produces the protein MDVPLTKNERAPQTFRSDDDRWAAVLRRDRTADGVFYFSVRTTGVYCRPSCPARSARREHVRFHSTREAAVRAGFRPCKRCRPDAPPLAEQHAAAVAKACRLIEAAEVLPNLDLLAEAAGMSRFHFHRVFKTITGVTPRAYASAYRAERVRDALFRSDTVTEAIFGAGFHSSGRFYEISSEVLGMTPSDFRAGGRGASIRFAVGECSLGSVLVAATDKGICAILLGDDPNLLLRDLQDCFSKAELIGGDAAFEQWIARVIAFVEAPAIGLDLPLHVRGTVFQQRVWKALREIPAGATVSYAEIAERIGSPETVRAVAQACSANLIAVAIPCHRVVRNDGALSGYRWGVERKRALLSRERHPDQS, from the coding sequence ATGGACGTTCCATTGACAAAAAATGAAAGGGCTCCGCAGACTTTTCGAAGCGACGACGATCGTTGGGCCGCCGTGCTGCGCCGAGACCGGACTGCGGACGGCGTTTTTTACTTTTCCGTGCGGACCACCGGGGTTTATTGCCGGCCCTCCTGCCCGGCGCGATCGGCGCGACGGGAGCATGTCCGGTTCCATTCGACGCGCGAAGCGGCGGTCCGGGCCGGTTTCCGTCCGTGCAAACGGTGCCGGCCCGACGCGCCTCCGCTCGCCGAACAACACGCCGCGGCGGTGGCGAAAGCATGCCGACTCATCGAAGCCGCCGAAGTGCTGCCGAACCTCGATCTGCTCGCGGAAGCGGCCGGAATGAGCCGGTTTCATTTCCATCGTGTCTTCAAGACAATCACCGGCGTGACACCCAGAGCCTACGCGTCGGCCTACCGCGCAGAGCGGGTGCGGGACGCGTTGTTCCGGAGCGACACGGTCACCGAGGCGATCTTTGGGGCGGGGTTTCATTCCAGCGGGCGGTTTTATGAGATCTCTTCGGAAGTGCTGGGGATGACCCCCTCCGACTTTCGCGCCGGCGGCCGGGGCGCCTCGATCCGCTTCGCTGTCGGAGAATGTTCGTTGGGTTCGGTTTTAGTTGCGGCCACCGACAAGGGGATCTGCGCCATTCTGCTCGGGGACGACCCGAACCTGCTGCTGCGCGATCTTCAGGATTGCTTTTCCAAGGCGGAATTGATCGGCGGTGATGCGGCGTTTGAACAATGGATCGCTCGCGTCATCGCCTTCGTCGAAGCGCCGGCGATCGGTCTCGATCTGCCGCTCCACGTCCGGGGCACCGTTTTCCAGCAGCGGGTGTGGAAGGCGTTGCGCGAGATCCCCGCCGGCGCGACGGTGAGTTATGCCGAAATCGCAGAACGGATCGGCTCCCCGGAAACGGTGCGCGCGGTGGCGCAGGCCTGCTCTGCCAACCTGATTGCCGTTGCGATCCCTTGCCATCGGGTGGTCCGCAATGACGGCGCGCTCTCCGGATACCGATGGGGGGTGGAGCGCAAACGGGCGCTGCTCTCCCGGGAGCGCCATCCTGATCAAAGTTGA
- a CDS encoding cupredoxin domain-containing protein, with protein sequence MMKKVFLSRFSFLLFMILIGLGNGQGADAAEFKIPDGKTEFSPKAQQIKSGAQVTWVNEDKRTHFLTAADPNRKEPAKVVDDLLIHHLLPPGETFQMKFDTPNTYEFFCAIHMEMRGTITVAP encoded by the coding sequence ATGATGAAAAAGGTTTTTTTATCTCGATTCAGTTTTCTTTTATTCATGATCCTCATCGGCCTGGGAAATGGACAGGGGGCCGATGCGGCGGAATTCAAGATCCCGGATGGAAAAACCGAGTTTTCGCCGAAGGCCCAACAGATCAAGAGCGGAGCGCAGGTCACCTGGGTCAATGAAGATAAGCGGACCCACTTTCTCACCGCGGCCGATCCGAATCGCAAAGAGCCTGCCAAAGTCGTCGATGATCTTTTGATCCACCACCTTCTCCCCCCCGGAGAAACGTTTCAAATGAAGTTCGACACACCGAACACCTACGAATTTTTTTGCGCCATCCACATGGAAATGCGTGGAACGATCACGGTCGCTCCTTAA
- a CDS encoding cold-shock protein, giving the protein MIKGTVKWFNGSKGYGFITREDGGADVFVHFSAIAGEGYKSLEEGNAVEFEVTQGQKGPQATNVRLIS; this is encoded by the coding sequence ATGATCAAAGGAACCGTCAAGTGGTTTAACGGCAGCAAAGGGTATGGATTCATCACGCGTGAAGATGGAGGAGCGGATGTGTTTGTCCACTTTTCTGCCATTGCCGGTGAGGGATACAAATCTCTCGAAGAGGGAAATGCGGTCGAGTTCGAAGTTACCCAAGGCCAGAAGGGTCCGCAAGCGACGAACGTCCGATTGATCTCCTAA
- the hrpB gene encoding ATP-dependent helicase HrpB, producing the protein MSSLPIDEVLPSLRQALAAHPSAVLQAPPGAGKTTQVPLALRDEPWLKHRSILILEPRRLAARAAAARMAFLLGESVGETVGYRIRFESKVSKKTRIEVLTEGILTRRLQSDPALEGVGLVIFDEFHERHLHADLALALCLDSRRVLREDLKLLVMSATLKGAAVSALLGDAPVVTSQGRSFPVEVRYAPADPEPGNRLPQAVRQAIVQALEHDRGDLLVFLPGAWEIRRTQALLGNLSTQGPQSPVDVYPLYGDLPWEAQDRAIKPSGEGRRKVVLATPIAETSLTIEGIGVVIDAGFARVPEFDPRSGLTRLTTKRISRASAEQRTGRAGRLGPGVCYRLWSEATQRGLMAQPIPEIRAADLAPLALELAQWGVRDAGTLAWLDPPPPSALAQARQLLVQLGAIEEDGSITPSGRAMAPFPMHPRLAHMLDRAEARGLGPLACDIAALLSERDIFIGERRRSTSLVERMEALRAFRKEGKGRAQPSGVDPAACLRVDQAARQYQRLLRSNEPESGKDLEKTGLLLAFAYPDRIAQQRAPGEIRYLLASGRGARLPEHEQRMRLPYLVVASVDAGEVEGAIYLAAAIDVDTLRRELAPEIRTEAVIRWDARQQRVIALGEERLGELLIDSAPLSRPDPEKCLASMLEGIRQLGIAALPWSPEARDWQARVLSLRHWFPEEGWPDPSDAALQERLEEWLGPFLTGITRREHLKRLDLLAALKARLDWNQNRRLEEGAPTHLTVPSGSQLRLEYRPGDSPVLAVKLQEMFGLAETPRVGWGRVPVTLHLLSPARRPIQVTQDLRGFWERTYAEVKKELKGRYPKHPWPDDPWNAPPTARTKRRSS; encoded by the coding sequence ATGTCCTCACTCCCGATCGATGAAGTCCTCCCCTCCTTGCGGCAAGCGCTTGCGGCGCACCCCTCCGCCGTGCTTCAGGCGCCGCCCGGCGCCGGCAAAACCACCCAGGTTCCATTGGCCCTGCGAGACGAACCCTGGCTGAAACATCGGTCGATTCTGATTTTGGAGCCCCGCCGGCTGGCGGCGCGCGCCGCGGCGGCGCGAATGGCGTTTCTCCTCGGCGAGTCGGTGGGGGAGACCGTCGGCTATCGGATCCGCTTCGAGAGCAAGGTCTCAAAAAAGACGCGGATTGAGGTGCTGACCGAAGGGATCCTCACCCGGCGCTTGCAATCCGATCCCGCGCTGGAGGGGGTGGGGCTGGTGATTTTCGATGAATTCCACGAGCGGCATCTGCATGCCGACCTGGCGCTGGCCCTCTGCCTCGACAGCCGGCGGGTTTTGCGAGAGGACCTCAAGCTTCTGGTGATGTCGGCCACGCTGAAGGGGGCGGCCGTGTCGGCGCTCCTCGGCGATGCGCCGGTGGTAACGAGTCAAGGACGGAGCTTTCCGGTGGAGGTGCGCTACGCCCCGGCCGATCCGGAACCGGGAAACCGGCTGCCGCAGGCGGTCCGTCAGGCGATCGTGCAGGCGCTCGAGCACGACCGGGGGGATCTTCTTGTTTTCCTTCCCGGCGCCTGGGAAATACGCCGGACGCAGGCGCTGTTGGGAAACCTCTCGACGCAAGGTCCACAAAGTCCGGTCGACGTCTATCCGCTTTACGGCGATCTCCCCTGGGAGGCGCAAGACCGGGCGATCAAACCATCCGGGGAAGGACGGCGGAAGGTGGTGCTGGCGACGCCGATCGCGGAGACCAGCTTGACGATTGAAGGGATCGGCGTCGTCATTGATGCGGGGTTTGCGCGGGTTCCCGAGTTCGATCCCCGCAGCGGCCTCACCCGGCTGACCACCAAGCGAATTTCCCGCGCCTCGGCCGAACAGCGCACCGGCCGCGCCGGGCGGCTCGGTCCCGGCGTCTGCTACCGGCTCTGGAGCGAGGCGACACAGCGCGGGCTGATGGCCCAGCCGATCCCGGAAATCCGCGCCGCCGACCTGGCGCCGCTGGCGCTGGAGCTGGCGCAATGGGGGGTGCGCGACGCGGGGACGCTTGCTTGGCTCGACCCGCCTCCCCCTTCGGCGCTGGCCCAGGCGCGTCAATTGCTCGTCCAGCTCGGTGCAATCGAAGAGGATGGTTCGATCACCCCTTCGGGCCGGGCGATGGCCCCCTTCCCCATGCATCCGCGTCTGGCCCATATGTTGGATCGGGCCGAGGCGCGGGGTCTCGGGCCCCTGGCTTGCGACATCGCGGCACTGCTTTCGGAAAGAGATATTTTCATCGGCGAGCGCCGGCGCTCCACCAGCCTTGTCGAACGGATGGAAGCGCTCCGCGCCTTCCGGAAGGAGGGGAAAGGACGAGCGCAACCCTCGGGGGTGGACCCGGCCGCCTGTCTGCGTGTCGACCAGGCGGCCCGCCAGTATCAACGGCTGTTGCGAAGCAATGAACCGGAAAGCGGAAAGGATCTGGAAAAAACCGGTCTTCTCCTTGCGTTTGCCTATCCCGACCGGATCGCGCAGCAACGCGCGCCGGGCGAGATCCGCTACCTCCTCGCTTCGGGCCGGGGGGCGCGCCTGCCGGAGCATGAACAGCGGATGCGCCTCCCCTATCTTGTCGTCGCAAGCGTCGACGCGGGCGAAGTAGAGGGAGCCATCTATTTGGCGGCCGCCATCGATGTCGATACGCTCCGCCGGGAACTCGCCCCCGAGATCCGGACCGAAGCGGTCATTCGCTGGGACGCTCGGCAGCAGCGGGTGATTGCGCTGGGTGAAGAGCGCCTCGGGGAGCTGCTCATCGACAGCGCCCCCCTTTCGCGCCCTGATCCGGAGAAATGTCTCGCGTCGATGCTGGAGGGGATTCGCCAGCTCGGCATCGCGGCGCTTCCCTGGTCCCCCGAAGCCCGCGACTGGCAAGCGCGGGTGCTCTCTCTGCGCCATTGGTTTCCGGAGGAAGGGTGGCCCGATCCCTCCGATGCCGCGCTGCAAGAGCGCCTCGAAGAATGGCTCGGGCCTTTTTTAACCGGCATCACCCGCCGGGAGCATCTGAAGCGACTCGATCTGCTCGCAGCGCTGAAGGCCCGGCTCGACTGGAATCAAAACCGGCGGTTGGAGGAAGGGGCGCCGACCCATCTGACCGTTCCGAGCGGCTCCCAACTTCGGCTGGAATACCGGCCCGGCGACTCGCCGGTATTGGCGGTGAAACTGCAAGAGATGTTCGGACTGGCCGAAACGCCCCGGGTGGGGTGGGGAAGGGTCCCGGTGACGCTCCATCTTCTCTCCCCCGCCCGGCGTCCGATTCAGGTGACGCAGGACCTGCGCGGCTTCTGGGAACGGACCTATGCCGAGGTGAAGAAGGAGCTGAAGGGACGTTATCCGAAACATCCCTGGCCCGATGATCCATGGAATGCGCCGCCGACGGCGCGCACGAAGCGGCGGTCGTCTTAA
- the msrB gene encoding peptide-methionine (R)-S-oxide reductase MsrB — protein MNRRNVLKAGTVGILAYLLDLWPAGAEEPEGGFEITKTDEEWRAILTAEQYGVLRKEKTEAPFKNAYHDHKAPGIYHCAGCDLPLFSSKTKYDSKTGWPSFWEPIEPTAVGTRTDWRLFFSRTEVHCRRCGGHLGHVFDDGPPPTGLRYCINSAALTFVSA, from the coding sequence ATGAATCGGAGAAACGTATTAAAAGCCGGGACGGTCGGCATCCTCGCCTATCTTCTTGATCTTTGGCCGGCCGGGGCGGAGGAGCCGGAAGGGGGCTTCGAGATTACGAAAACCGACGAGGAATGGCGGGCCATTCTCACGGCGGAGCAGTATGGCGTTTTACGAAAAGAGAAAACGGAGGCTCCTTTTAAGAACGCCTACCATGATCACAAGGCCCCCGGTATTTACCACTGCGCGGGGTGCGACCTTCCCCTCTTTTCATCGAAGACCAAATATGACAGCAAAACCGGCTGGCCGAGCTTTTGGGAGCCGATCGAACCGACGGCGGTCGGAACCAGGACCGATTGGAGGCTTTTCTTCTCTCGGACGGAGGTCCACTGCCGGCGGTGCGGCGGCCATCTGGGACATGTTTTCGATGACGGTCCGCCGCCGACCGGGTTGCGGTATTGCATCAACTCGGCGGCGTTGACGTTCGTGTCGGCCTAA
- a CDS encoding Hsp20/alpha crystallin family protein codes for MAIVKWEPLKDFVTFQDRMNQFLSDTLNNYETENGRLVQDWVPAVDVYEDAEAIQLKAELPGMEMREIEVKIENNALEIRGEKKIEQTEKKENYHRIERVFGRFSRSFRLPNTVAQDKIKAKYDRGVLTITLPKREETKPRSITVQVE; via the coding sequence ATGGCGATCGTAAAGTGGGAACCGTTGAAAGATTTTGTCACCTTTCAGGATCGAATGAATCAATTTTTGTCTGACACCTTGAATAACTACGAGACGGAAAACGGCCGACTGGTTCAAGATTGGGTGCCGGCGGTCGATGTTTATGAAGACGCCGAGGCGATCCAGCTGAAGGCGGAGCTGCCCGGCATGGAGATGAGAGAGATCGAGGTCAAAATCGAAAACAATGCCCTGGAAATTCGGGGGGAGAAAAAGATCGAGCAGACGGAGAAGAAAGAGAACTACCACCGGATCGAGCGGGTGTTCGGGCGCTTCTCCCGATCGTTCCGGCTTCCGAACACGGTCGCGCAGGATAAAATCAAAGCGAAATATGACCGGGGCGTGTTGACGATCACCCTGCCGAAACGGGAAGAGACCAAACCGAGAAGCATTACGGTTCAGGTTGAGTAA
- a CDS encoding RNA polymerase factor sigma-32 — translation MEEFEIENIEATPETDIEPVEPDEQGVAVSDPLQRYLAEIRQYPFLSREEEKRLAIKFKEEGDLQAVTELILSHLRLAASIAMEYKNLPFNLMDLIQEGNVGLMQAIKKFDPYKDIRVSTYASWWIRAYILKYILHNWRLVKIGTTEAQRKLFFRLSKEREHLEKMGYEAGPRLLADRLDVKEQEVVEMQQRLGGWETSLDAPAGPESDETLANLLPSDQEAVDDRLAKDELQELFQEKLKEFSKTLKPRELEILNERILSENPKTLEIFGKKYKISKERVRQLEENLIKNLKKFMKQKIKDFKDIGPL, via the coding sequence ATGGAAGAATTTGAAATCGAAAACATAGAAGCGACGCCGGAGACCGATATCGAGCCGGTGGAGCCCGATGAACAGGGGGTCGCCGTTTCTGATCCCCTGCAGCGATATTTGGCGGAGATCCGGCAGTATCCTTTTCTCAGCCGAGAGGAGGAAAAGCGGCTTGCCATCAAATTCAAAGAGGAGGGAGATCTCCAGGCGGTCACGGAATTGATTCTCTCCCATCTTCGATTGGCCGCTTCCATTGCGATGGAGTATAAAAATCTTCCTTTCAACCTGATGGATTTGATTCAGGAAGGAAACGTCGGGTTGATGCAGGCGATCAAGAAGTTCGACCCTTACAAAGATATTCGGGTGTCGACATACGCCTCCTGGTGGATCCGCGCTTATATCCTGAAATATATCCTTCACAACTGGCGGTTGGTGAAAATCGGCACGACCGAGGCGCAGCGAAAACTCTTTTTCCGTCTCTCAAAAGAGCGGGAGCATCTGGAGAAGATGGGGTATGAGGCGGGACCGAGACTCCTTGCCGATCGCCTCGACGTGAAGGAGCAAGAGGTGGTGGAGATGCAGCAGCGGCTCGGGGGATGGGAGACCTCCCTCGATGCGCCGGCCGGCCCCGAATCGGATGAAACGCTGGCCAATCTCCTTCCTTCGGATCAGGAAGCGGTCGATGACCGTTTGGCCAAAGATGAGCTTCAGGAGCTCTTTCAGGAAAAGCTGAAGGAATTTTCAAAAACGCTGAAGCCGCGGGAGTTAGAAATCCTCAACGAACGGATTCTCTCCGAGAATCCGAAAACGCTGGAGATCTTCGGCAAGAAGTACAAGATCTCCAAAGAGCGGGTCCGTCAGCTTGAAGAGAATCTCATCAAAAATTTGAAAAAGTTCATGAAGCAGAAGATCAAGGACTTCAAAGACATCGGGCCGCTATAA
- a CDS encoding NAD(P)H-dependent oxidoreductase subunit E has protein sequence MFHHLFVCTGPTCSQQGAEETLQILQQKLEEHHLRKNVRVTLCRCLGQCGNGPNMVIYPEGTWYGHMEEKEVGRLVKEHLIEGKVLSRLVQIPVD, from the coding sequence GTGTTTCATCATCTTTTCGTCTGCACCGGCCCGACCTGCAGCCAGCAGGGGGCGGAAGAAACATTGCAGATCCTACAGCAAAAACTAGAAGAGCACCACCTTCGAAAGAACGTCCGGGTCACCCTTTGCCGCTGCTTGGGGCAGTGCGGAAACGGCCCCAACATGGTGATCTATCCGGAAGGAACCTGGTACGGCCACATGGAAGAAAAAGAGGTCGGCCGACTGGTCAAAGAGCACCTGATCGAAGGGAAAGTCCTCTCCCGTCTCGTTCAAATCCCCGTCGATTAA
- the folB gene encoding dihydroneopterin aldolase yields the protein MDTLAIYQIEFHGHCGVTEEERTIGQRLSVDVEMKCDVASAARTDQLKDTIDYDQLCGEIAKIGRESRVRLIETLAERIAEKILEDRRIVSVSVRVKKCLPPREEIRGGVVVEIVRNRN from the coding sequence ATGGACACGCTGGCGATCTATCAGATTGAATTCCACGGCCATTGCGGCGTCACGGAAGAGGAGCGGACCATCGGCCAGCGACTTTCGGTGGACGTGGAGATGAAATGTGATGTCGCAAGCGCGGCGCGAACGGATCAGCTCAAGGATACAATCGACTACGATCAGCTTTGCGGCGAGATTGCGAAGATCGGACGGGAGAGCCGCGTTCGTCTCATCGAGACCCTCGCGGAGAGAATCGCCGAAAAAATCTTGGAAGATCGGCGGATCGTCTCCGTGAGCGTCCGCGTGAAAAAATGCCTCCCCCCCCGCGAAGAAATTCGGGGAGGGGTTGTCGTCGAAATCGTCCGGAACCGCAACTAA
- a CDS encoding P-II family nitrogen regulator yields MKKIEAIIKPFKLEEVKKALNDVGIVGMTVTEVKGYGRQKGHKELYRGAEYTVEFVPKLKIEIALSDKDVDKAVATILASAKTGSIGDGKIFITDLEGSIRIRTGESGEGAL; encoded by the coding sequence ATGAAGAAAATCGAGGCGATTATCAAACCGTTCAAGCTGGAAGAGGTGAAGAAGGCCCTCAATGACGTGGGGATTGTCGGGATGACGGTGACCGAGGTGAAGGGATACGGGAGGCAGAAGGGACACAAGGAGCTTTATCGCGGCGCGGAATACACGGTGGAGTTCGTCCCGAAGTTAAAGATCGAGATCGCCTTGTCGGATAAAGATGTCGATAAGGCGGTGGCGACGATCCTCGCCTCGGCCAAAACCGGAAGCATCGGCGACGGTAAGATTTTTATCACCGATCTGGAGGGGTCGATTCGGATCCGGACCGGCGAGAGCGGGGAGGGAGCGCTTTAG